The Chromatiaceae bacterium genome has a window encoding:
- a CDS encoding segregation and condensation protein A, with amino-acid sequence MQDLTKEQQILVAMRKTLTAIIRDVTPPPGMKHPLSAGTIEDVRQCLALISAREREWADQQGRVTERPYYTDEPQAAQVVSMAGLGKSRKPN; translated from the coding sequence ATGCAAGACCTGACGAAAGAGCAACAAATTCTGGTGGCCATGCGCAAGACGCTGACCGCGATCATCCGGGACGTTACCCCGCCGCCGGGGATGAAGCATCCATTGTCGGCGGGGACCATCGAGGACGTGCGCCAGTGCCTGGCCCTGATCTCGGCGCGGGAACGGGAATGGGCGGATCAGCAGGGGCGCGTCACCGAGCGGCCCTACTACACGGATGAGCCCCAGGCGGCGCAAGTGGTCTCAATGGCCGGTCTGGGCAAAAGCCGCAAACCGAATTGA